A window of the Lysinibacillus irui genome harbors these coding sequences:
- a CDS encoding TIGR01777 family oxidoreductase, with amino-acid sequence MKIVIAGGTGFVGKALIKLLQDYGHNLFVLTRHQSKIDNGVHYVQWLQPHQPSVELFEGVDVFVNLAGVSLNNGRWTKRQKKAIYWSRMNTTLEIIRIMEILTKKPKVFVNASAVGIYPTSTEAIYDEDFTAYATDFLGTTVHDWERHAKRAERFGIRVALARFGVILGRDNGALPPMLLPYKMHVGGTIGSGEQWLSWVHIDDVARAIYFAIMNESIHGPFNVTAPNAMRMKDFGQTLAKVMGRRHWMPVPGFAIRLALGEQSKLVLEGQHVLPTVLEKHHFTFQYPYLTQALEDILNARK; translated from the coding sequence ATGAAAATCGTTATTGCAGGTGGTACTGGCTTTGTTGGAAAAGCCCTTATAAAGCTATTGCAAGACTATGGTCATAACCTTTTTGTCTTAACACGTCATCAATCAAAAATAGATAATGGCGTTCACTATGTACAATGGCTACAGCCGCACCAGCCTTCTGTAGAGTTATTTGAAGGTGTAGATGTTTTTGTTAATCTTGCAGGTGTTTCTTTAAATAATGGGCGCTGGACGAAAAGACAAAAAAAGGCTATCTATTGGAGCCGAATGAATACGACACTTGAAATAATACGGATAATGGAAATACTTACGAAAAAACCTAAAGTATTTGTTAATGCTAGTGCGGTAGGTATTTATCCGACTTCAACAGAAGCAATCTATGATGAAGATTTTACGGCTTATGCAACTGACTTTTTGGGAACAACCGTCCATGATTGGGAACGCCATGCAAAACGAGCAGAGCGTTTTGGGATTCGGGTTGCTCTCGCACGTTTTGGTGTCATTTTAGGACGAGACAATGGTGCACTCCCACCAATGCTATTACCGTATAAAATGCATGTAGGTGGAACTATTGGCTCCGGTGAACAATGGCTGTCATGGGTACATATCGATGACGTAGCACGTGCCATTTATTTCGCTATAATGAATGAAAGTATCCATGGACCATTTAATGTAACGGCCCCAAATGCTATGAGAATGAAAGATTTTGGACAAACACTCGCAAAGGTCATGGGTAGACGTCATTGGATGCCTGTGCCAGGTTTTGCTATACGTTTAGCTCTCGGTGAACAAAGTAAACTTGTTTTAGAGGGGCAACATGTCCTCCCAACAGTTTTAGAAAAACATCATTTTACATTTCAATATCCTTATTTAACACAAGCACTTGAAGACATATTAAATGCTCGGAAATAG
- a CDS encoding polysaccharide deacetylase family protein, with amino-acid sequence MWKQHIVGAVIATFIIAAGISFNPNFAAGSDEHHWGFKRAKNGEQAEAGAQLDQLLDKYGAIYKGKPDKKIAYLTFDNGYENGFTESILDTLKKENVPATFFLTGHYLDSASDLVKRMVKDGHTIGNHSYGHPNMARLSPDGMRAEWKKFDGKLRELTGIDRTTYARPPEGIFNAKVLEVGNAEGYRHIFWSVAFKDWMKDERRGADYAYNALMEQLHPGAVILMHTVAQDNAEALPMFIAEAKKQGYTFLSLDDLVLEYDDFPVALQSPVPSL; translated from the coding sequence ATGTGGAAACAACATATTGTAGGTGCGGTAATCGCTACTTTTATTATTGCCGCAGGAATTAGCTTTAATCCAAATTTTGCTGCCGGTTCTGATGAACACCATTGGGGCTTTAAGCGCGCTAAAAATGGAGAACAGGCAGAGGCAGGAGCGCAGCTTGATCAGTTACTTGATAAATATGGAGCTATTTACAAAGGAAAGCCGGATAAAAAAATTGCCTATTTAACATTTGATAATGGCTATGAAAACGGCTTTACCGAAAGTATTTTGGATACATTGAAAAAGGAAAATGTACCTGCAACCTTCTTTTTAACAGGACATTATTTAGACAGTGCCAGCGATTTAGTAAAACGCATGGTAAAAGATGGTCATACAATCGGGAATCACTCTTATGGTCATCCCAATATGGCTCGTCTCTCTCCAGATGGAATGCGTGCAGAATGGAAAAAGTTCGATGGAAAGCTACGCGAATTAACTGGAATTGACCGCACAACTTATGCCCGTCCACCCGAAGGTATTTTTAATGCAAAAGTGTTAGAGGTGGGAAATGCAGAAGGTTATCGTCATATTTTCTGGTCTGTAGCATTTAAGGATTGGATGAAGGATGAACGTCGTGGTGCGGATTATGCTTATAATGCACTAATGGAACAATTGCATCCTGGAGCGGTTATATTAATGCACACAGTAGCACAGGACAATGCTGAAGCTTTACCAATGTTTATTGCAGAAGCAAAAAAACAAGGCTATACATTTTTATCACTTGACGATTTAGTATTAGAATATGATGATTTCCCTGTTGCTTTGCAATCCCCTGTACCTTCGTTATAA
- a CDS encoding ABC transporter ATP-binding protein, protein MRKKLLEIKGLKTTFFTDNGEIPAVDDIDFSVHEGEILGIVGESGSGKSVTSLSIMGLIPSPPGKITGGEILLDGKNLAKCTDKQMQKIRGRDIAMIFQEPMTSLNPLFTIGDQLKEAILIHNPKWSKKEAVSRAIDIMKLVGLPRAEDLLKDYPHQLSGGMRQRVMIAMALVCDPQVLIADEPTTALDVTIQAQILQLMKDLNKRLNTAVLLITHDLGVVAETCERVIVMYAGQIVEEAPIQEIFKNPKHPYTQGLIQSVPDMRYKKDNLYSIPGSVPKPGSIQVGCRFAARCEYAMERCLQETPPLFEAAENHKSRCFLLEEQEVEQRVESVIKG, encoded by the coding sequence ATGAGGAAAAAGCTACTAGAAATAAAAGGGTTAAAAACAACCTTTTTTACAGATAATGGAGAAATTCCTGCTGTAGACGATATCGATTTTTCTGTCCATGAAGGAGAAATTTTAGGGATTGTAGGGGAATCGGGAAGTGGTAAAAGTGTTACGTCGCTATCCATCATGGGGTTAATTCCATCACCACCAGGAAAAATTACAGGTGGTGAAATATTGCTAGATGGCAAAAACCTTGCGAAATGTACAGATAAACAAATGCAAAAAATACGTGGTAGAGACATAGCAATGATTTTCCAAGAACCGATGACTTCTCTAAACCCTTTATTTACAATCGGTGATCAGCTCAAAGAGGCTATATTAATTCATAATCCTAAGTGGTCAAAAAAGGAAGCGGTTTCAAGAGCAATCGACATTATGAAACTTGTAGGTTTACCACGAGCAGAGGACCTACTAAAAGATTATCCGCATCAGCTATCTGGAGGGATGCGCCAAAGGGTGATGATTGCCATGGCACTGGTTTGTGACCCTCAGGTACTAATTGCAGATGAGCCAACAACTGCATTGGATGTTACCATTCAGGCACAAATTTTACAGCTAATGAAAGACTTAAATAAAAGATTGAATACAGCTGTATTGTTAATTACACATGATTTGGGTGTTGTAGCAGAAACGTGTGAGCGTGTGATTGTTATGTATGCTGGACAAATTGTAGAGGAGGCGCCGATTCAAGAAATTTTTAAGAATCCTAAACATCCATATACACAAGGTCTTATTCAATCAGTGCCTGATATGCGCTATAAAAAGGATAATCTATACTCCATCCCTGGCAGTGTTCCTAAACCTGGAAGTATTCAAGTTGGTTGTCGCTTTGCGGCACGCTGCGAATATGCGATGGAACGCTGTTTACAGGAAACACCACCTTTATTTGAGGCAGCAGAGAACCATAAATCAAGATGTTTTTTACTAGAGGAGCAGGAGGTGGAGCAACGTGTCGAAAGCGTTATTAAAGGTTGA
- the ntdP gene encoding nucleoside tri-diphosphate phosphatase: MALPVEGETIQIHSYKHNGRIHRVWQETMVLKGTKNIMIGANERTLVTESDGRTWLTREPSICYFHAEHWFNIICMLREDGVYYYCNLSSPFVFDNNAIKYIDYDLDIKVFPDMSYTLLDEDEYELHRKEMSYPDVIDKILKRNVDKLISWIQQKRGPFAPDFIDVWTNRYKFQLDMQSDDC, from the coding sequence ATGGCATTACCGGTAGAAGGAGAAACGATACAAATACATAGTTATAAGCACAATGGCCGTATCCACCGTGTTTGGCAAGAAACGATGGTTTTAAAAGGTACGAAGAATATCATGATCGGTGCGAATGAACGGACACTTGTGACAGAATCCGATGGTCGTACATGGCTAACGAGAGAGCCTTCTATTTGTTACTTCCATGCGGAACACTGGTTTAATATCATCTGTATGCTACGGGAAGACGGAGTGTATTATTATTGCAATCTAAGCTCACCATTTGTTTTCGATAATAATGCCATTAAATATATCGACTATGATTTAGACATTAAAGTTTTTCCTGATATGTCTTATACCCTCTTAGACGAGGATGAATATGAGCTTCATCGTAAGGAAATGTCTTATCCTGATGTCATTGATAAAATTTTAAAGCGCAATGTCGATAAATTAATAAGCTGGATTCAACAAAAAAGAGGACCATTTGCACCCGATTTCATCGATGTCTGGACAAATCGTTACAAATTCCAACTTGATATGCAGTCAGATGATTGTTAA
- a CDS encoding ABC transporter ATP-binding protein, which yields MRFVKPYTWEIILTIVIGIVKFAIPLFIPLLIKIVLDDIIAAEDLTDVEKTKELFYWLGGTILVFFIIRPPIEYYRQYFAQHVSNKVLFDIRKEIYAHLQRLSLRYYANTRAGDVISRVINDVEQTKNFVMTGLMNVWLDLATIVIAIVIMLTMDVKLTLVALVAFPFYALSVKYFFGKLRDLTRKRSQALAGVQSYLHERVAGMSIIKSFTLEKHEQKLFDTANGEFLEKALDQTKWNAKSFAVVNTITDVAPLLVIAYAGYQVINGSLSVGTMVAFIAYIERLYGPLRRLVSSSTTLTQSIASMDRMFDLIDEPYEVKNREHARELPRANGKVRFHNVSFQYEKTGSPILSSIDFTINPGETVAFVGMSGGGKSTIISLIPRFYDTTSGQVTIDGYDVRDVTLHSLRSQIGIVLQDNILFSDSVKENILMGRPDATDEQVIEAAKAANAHDFIMSLPNGYDTKVGERGVKLSGGQKQRVAIARVFLKNPPILILDEATSALDLESEALIQESLDQLAHERTTIVIAHRLSTITHADKIFVIDHGQLIESGTHEQLMDKQGTYYNLFQVQHLD from the coding sequence ATGCGCTTTGTAAAACCATATACATGGGAAATTATTTTAACGATTGTCATTGGTATAGTAAAATTTGCTATTCCTCTATTTATTCCACTGCTCATTAAGATTGTGTTAGACGATATTATTGCAGCAGAAGATTTAACAGATGTAGAAAAAACGAAAGAGCTGTTTTATTGGCTAGGCGGAACGATTCTTGTGTTCTTTATTATCCGTCCACCAATTGAGTATTATCGACAATATTTTGCACAACACGTAAGCAATAAGGTTTTGTTTGATATTCGTAAGGAAATCTATGCACATTTACAGCGATTAAGTTTAAGATATTATGCCAATACACGTGCTGGAGATGTGATCTCAAGGGTCATTAATGATGTCGAACAAACGAAAAACTTTGTTATGACAGGTTTAATGAATGTATGGCTGGATCTTGCGACAATTGTTATTGCCATTGTCATCATGCTAACGATGGATGTAAAGCTGACATTAGTGGCGTTAGTTGCCTTTCCATTTTATGCATTGAGTGTTAAATACTTTTTTGGCAAACTGCGAGACTTAACACGTAAACGTTCTCAAGCACTTGCAGGTGTACAAAGCTATTTACATGAACGTGTAGCGGGTATGAGTATTATTAAAAGCTTTACGTTAGAAAAGCATGAACAAAAATTATTTGATACAGCAAATGGGGAATTTTTAGAGAAGGCACTTGATCAAACAAAATGGAATGCAAAATCATTTGCAGTCGTGAATACTATTACCGATGTTGCGCCATTGCTAGTTATAGCCTATGCGGGCTACCAAGTAATAAATGGCTCACTTTCTGTCGGTACGATGGTTGCCTTTATTGCTTATATTGAGCGATTATATGGTCCACTGAGACGACTTGTAAGCTCATCAACCACTTTAACGCAATCAATTGCCTCAATGGATCGGATGTTTGATTTAATAGACGAGCCCTATGAAGTGAAAAATAGGGAACATGCACGTGAACTACCACGTGCAAATGGGAAAGTTCGCTTTCACAATGTATCCTTCCAATATGAAAAAACGGGGTCACCTATTTTAAGTTCAATTGATTTTACGATTAATCCTGGAGAGACTGTTGCCTTTGTTGGCATGAGTGGCGGTGGTAAATCCACGATTATCAGTTTAATTCCTCGTTTTTACGATACAACAAGTGGTCAAGTAACCATTGATGGATACGATGTACGAGATGTCACTTTACATTCGTTGCGTTCACAAATTGGGATCGTCCTGCAAGATAATATACTTTTTAGTGATTCTGTTAAAGAGAATATTTTAATGGGTCGCCCAGATGCAACAGATGAACAGGTCATCGAAGCAGCCAAAGCGGCAAATGCCCATGACTTTATTATGAGTCTGCCAAATGGTTATGACACAAAGGTTGGTGAACGAGGAGTAAAGCTATCGGGAGGACAAAAACAGCGTGTTGCTATTGCACGTGTATTTTTAAAAAATCCACCGATTTTAATTCTGGATGAAGCTACTTCTGCCTTAGATTTAGAAAGTGAAGCATTGATTCAAGAATCCTTAGATCAGCTCGCTCATGAACGGACAACTATTGTCATCGCACACCGACTTTCTACTATTACCCATGCTGATAAAATTTTTGTCATAGATCATGGTCAATTAATCGAAAGCGGTACACATGAGCAGTTAATGGACAAACAAGGGACGTATTATAATTTATTCCAAGTACAGCATTTGGATTAA
- a CDS encoding YfhJ family protein: MEDKIEKLTAELLAKNPQMSVGRARVWVELLWSDFESTAAKAGYAYRGADYTENLVRQLITSYGDKLHTFAGRNPKYSHLLDASDDMIQ, translated from the coding sequence GTGGAAGATAAAATTGAAAAATTGACAGCTGAGTTGCTGGCAAAAAATCCGCAAATGTCAGTGGGCCGAGCACGTGTTTGGGTTGAACTGTTATGGAGTGACTTTGAATCAACAGCTGCCAAAGCAGGATACGCTTATCGAGGCGCAGATTATACAGAAAATCTAGTACGCCAATTAATTACAAGCTATGGTGATAAACTCCATACCTTTGCAGGACGCAATCCAAAGTACTCTCATTTATTAGATGCTAGTGATGATATGATCCAATAA
- the rlmD gene encoding 23S rRNA (uracil(1939)-C(5))-methyltransferase RlmD, with protein MTQQTTMTVGQKFPLTIKRLGINGEGVGFYKRNVVFVKGAIPGEEITAQVTKTQRNFAEAEILSIRKASKYRQEAPCPVYNECGGCQLQHMTYDKQLVEKRDIVIQALERYAKPLAETVEVRKTLGMDNPWHYRNKSQFQVRKEGKRVYAGLFAEGSNKLLNINDCLVQHPVTSKITVATRKILQKLNITIYDGRTLDGLVRTIVVRTGIRTGETQVVLVTTRKEIPHLTELITRIKKIDPSIVSIAQNINREKTSLIFGDETIVLDGKETIHEELGELAFDLSARAFFQLNPTQTVHLYNEIKKAAALTGKETVVDAYCGVGTIGLWLADQAKEVRGMDVIPESIQDARKNARNHGFKHTKYAVGTAENVLAKWRKEGFTPDVITVDPPRTGLAPEFIRTVLKLKPKRFVYTSCNPSTLAKDLQQLSNLYHVEYIQPVDMFAQTAQVECVAKLVLKNK; from the coding sequence TTGACGCAGCAAACAACGATGACCGTGGGACAAAAATTCCCATTAACAATAAAAAGACTTGGTATTAATGGTGAGGGTGTAGGATTTTACAAACGTAATGTAGTATTTGTGAAAGGGGCAATTCCTGGAGAAGAAATTACAGCTCAAGTAACAAAAACACAGCGTAATTTTGCTGAAGCTGAAATATTATCAATCCGAAAAGCTTCAAAATACCGTCAGGAAGCACCTTGTCCAGTTTACAACGAATGTGGTGGCTGTCAGCTTCAGCACATGACTTATGACAAACAGCTAGTGGAAAAGCGTGATATTGTTATTCAAGCATTAGAACGTTATGCAAAACCATTAGCTGAAACTGTAGAGGTACGGAAAACACTTGGTATGGATAATCCTTGGCACTATCGTAATAAAAGCCAGTTCCAAGTGCGTAAAGAAGGCAAGCGCGTATATGCTGGCTTATTTGCAGAAGGAAGTAACAAGCTATTGAATATAAATGATTGCCTTGTTCAGCACCCCGTCACTTCTAAAATTACTGTTGCAACACGTAAGATTTTACAAAAATTGAATATAACTATTTACGATGGTCGTACGCTTGATGGTTTAGTTCGTACGATTGTAGTTCGTACTGGTATACGCACTGGGGAGACACAAGTAGTACTTGTAACTACTCGTAAAGAAATTCCTCATTTAACTGAACTTATAACACGTATTAAAAAGATTGATCCTAGCATTGTATCCATTGCACAAAATATAAATCGTGAGAAAACTTCTTTAATCTTTGGTGATGAAACGATTGTTCTTGATGGTAAAGAAACAATCCACGAGGAGCTTGGTGAATTGGCCTTTGATTTATCAGCACGCGCCTTTTTCCAGCTAAATCCAACGCAAACTGTTCATCTCTATAATGAAATTAAAAAGGCTGCTGCTTTAACTGGTAAAGAAACAGTTGTAGATGCTTATTGTGGAGTCGGAACAATTGGACTTTGGCTAGCAGATCAAGCGAAGGAAGTCCGTGGGATGGATGTCATTCCTGAAAGCATTCAAGATGCACGTAAAAATGCACGTAATCATGGCTTTAAGCATACTAAATATGCAGTTGGTACAGCAGAAAATGTCCTAGCTAAATGGAGAAAAGAAGGGTTTACACCAGATGTTATTACTGTAGATCCACCACGTACAGGACTTGCTCCTGAGTTTATTCGAACAGTGCTTAAGCTTAAACCTAAACGTTTTGTTTATACCTCTTGTAACCCTTCGACTTTAGCTAAGGACTTACAACAGTTATCGAACCTTTATCATGTTGAGTATATTCAGCCTGTTGACATGTTCGCTCAGACAGCTCAGGTGGAATGCGTGGCAAAGCTTGTATTGAAAAATAAATAA
- the mutY gene encoding A/G-specific adenine glycosylase — MNYPYVTEFRQSLVEWFNAEKRDLPWRHTTDPYKIWVSEVMLQQTRVDTVIPYYNRFMESFPTLDLLAEAPQDYLLKHWEGLGYYSRVRNLQAGAREVLENYGGVVPDNRHEISKLKGVGPYTAGAILSIAYNKPEHAVDGNVMRVLSRVLDIHDDIALPKTKKIFEVAVEELIDPNHASSFNQGLMELGALICTPTSPKCLLCPVREYCTAFNEGEPEKLPVKSKKIKMKHLTYEVLICEDVNGKFLMEQRPEEGLLAKLWQFPMIDTSQSSIENFTKEYPLEGQAKQELISFKHVFSHLTWHLNSYYMKCETATMGNWLTPEQIERLPMPVPMLKIWEEVKKQIIGK, encoded by the coding sequence GTGAATTACCCATATGTAACAGAATTTCGACAATCTTTAGTCGAATGGTTTAACGCTGAGAAACGCGACTTACCGTGGAGACATACAACAGACCCTTATAAAATTTGGGTATCGGAAGTGATGCTACAGCAGACACGTGTCGACACAGTTATTCCTTATTACAATCGTTTTATGGAAAGTTTTCCAACATTAGATTTACTCGCGGAAGCACCACAAGATTATTTACTGAAGCATTGGGAAGGTCTTGGTTATTATTCCCGTGTACGTAATTTACAAGCAGGTGCTCGTGAAGTTTTAGAAAATTACGGTGGCGTTGTGCCCGATAATCGTCACGAAATATCGAAATTAAAAGGTGTTGGCCCCTATACTGCTGGAGCTATTTTAAGTATTGCCTATAATAAGCCTGAACATGCAGTTGACGGCAATGTTATGCGTGTTTTAAGTAGAGTGCTTGATATACATGATGATATAGCCTTGCCAAAAACGAAGAAAATTTTTGAAGTAGCGGTCGAAGAGCTAATTGATCCTAATCATGCTTCCTCTTTTAACCAAGGTCTAATGGAACTAGGGGCACTCATTTGTACGCCTACCTCTCCAAAATGTTTATTATGTCCAGTAAGAGAGTATTGCACCGCATTTAATGAGGGCGAACCAGAAAAGTTACCTGTCAAATCAAAGAAAATAAAAATGAAGCATCTCACGTACGAAGTCCTTATATGTGAAGATGTTAATGGAAAATTTCTAATGGAACAACGACCTGAGGAAGGATTGCTGGCTAAATTATGGCAATTTCCGATGATTGATACTAGTCAATCATCAATTGAAAACTTTACAAAGGAATACCCATTAGAGGGACAAGCTAAACAGGAGCTGATTTCTTTTAAACATGTTTTTTCACATTTAACATGGCATTTAAATAGCTATTATATGAAATGTGAGACAGCTACAATGGGCAATTGGTTAACGCCGGAGCAGATAGAACGATTACCGATGCCGGTTCCTATGTTAAAAATTTGGGAAGAAGTAAAAAAGCAAATCATAGGGAAATAA
- a CDS encoding gamma-type small acid-soluble spore protein, whose protein sequence is MKKQNNQNFQPNKNMQRQSEEFGFETDVNEVQKQNAKAEQKKAQSSGRFSKTNQDLGE, encoded by the coding sequence ATGAAAAAGCAAAACAACCAAAATTTCCAACCGAATAAAAACATGCAACGTCAAAGTGAAGAGTTTGGTTTTGAAACGGACGTAAATGAAGTGCAAAAGCAAAATGCAAAAGCAGAGCAAAAGAAAGCTCAATCTTCAGGTCGTTTCTCGAAAACTAACCAAGATTTAGGTGAATAA
- a CDS encoding metal-dependent hydrolase, protein MDSGTHFVMGIALGGLALADPVVANHSMTFTAVMAGTIIGSQAPDVDTVLKLRNNAIYIRHHRGITHSLPAVAIWPILITVVLSLILQDVNVFHLWLWTFLAVALHVFVDIFNAYGTQAIRPFSRKWVALGVINTFDPIIFSLHCLGIVLWAFGTNPVWTFSIMYVVIVVYYILRFAVQKAVKKAVHHTLQDEEYVIVAPTMRFFHWRIAAKSKTHYYVGRAYGRTVNIYDKFEIKPLPKTALIHAAMKDPNLAAFVSFSPMYRWEISELENGLTEVRLIDLRYRSDNRYPFVAVAHLNDNNEIMTSYTGWIFTEDKLQKKLQIGASN, encoded by the coding sequence TTGGATTCAGGTACACATTTCGTTATGGGTATAGCCCTTGGCGGTCTTGCATTAGCCGACCCTGTAGTAGCCAACCATTCAATGACTTTTACTGCAGTAATGGCAGGTACAATTATTGGCTCACAGGCTCCAGATGTCGACACTGTGCTAAAACTACGTAATAACGCCATCTATATTCGTCATCACCGTGGAATTACACATTCACTACCAGCTGTAGCTATTTGGCCCATTTTAATTACAGTTGTTTTATCGCTTATTTTGCAAGACGTAAATGTGTTTCATTTATGGCTTTGGACATTTTTAGCTGTAGCCCTTCACGTCTTTGTTGATATTTTTAACGCCTATGGTACTCAAGCAATACGACCATTTTCTAGAAAGTGGGTAGCGTTAGGTGTTATAAATACATTTGATCCAATTATTTTTTCCTTACATTGTCTTGGTATTGTGTTATGGGCATTTGGTACAAATCCTGTTTGGACATTTAGCATCATGTATGTCGTCATTGTAGTTTATTATATTTTACGATTTGCTGTTCAAAAAGCTGTAAAAAAAGCTGTGCATCATACCTTACAGGACGAAGAATACGTCATTGTAGCACCTACTATGCGCTTCTTTCATTGGCGAATCGCAGCCAAATCTAAAACACATTACTATGTAGGGCGAGCTTATGGAAGGACAGTTAATATTTACGATAAATTCGAAATTAAGCCTTTACCAAAAACTGCGCTTATCCATGCTGCAATGAAAGACCCTAACTTAGCAGCATTTGTGTCCTTTTCCCCCATGTACCGATGGGAAATCTCAGAGCTTGAAAACGGCTTAACAGAAGTAAGATTAATCGATCTGCGTTACCGTAGCGATAATCGTTATCCTTTCGTGGCCGTTGCACATTTAAATGATAATAATGAAATCATGACGTCCTATACGGGCTGGATTTTCACAGAAGATAAGTTACAGAAAAAACTACAAATCGGTGCAAGTAATTAA
- a CDS encoding YfhH family protein: MNEKNYAAMSEHELREEIAFLKEKARKAEQLGIINEFAVYERKALMAAAYLVDLDTIVPGEMYRIDGSDNEFFQVDYLKGRFAWGHRLGGNKYQEALPVSILSPVKVGK; encoded by the coding sequence ATGAACGAAAAAAATTATGCTGCTATGTCGGAGCATGAACTACGTGAGGAAATAGCTTTTCTAAAAGAAAAAGCACGTAAGGCCGAGCAGCTAGGAATTATCAATGAGTTTGCTGTTTATGAACGCAAAGCCTTAATGGCAGCTGCTTATTTAGTAGATCTGGATACGATTGTACCAGGAGAAATGTATCGTATTGATGGTTCGGATAATGAATTTTTCCAAGTAGATTATCTAAAGGGACGCTTTGCTTGGGGACACCGTTTAGGTGGAAACAAGTATCAAGAAGCATTACCTGTATCTATACTATCCCCTGTAAAGGTGGGAAAGTAA
- the recX gene encoding recombination regulator RecX has product MRMITKIARQKNNPERYNIYLNEEYAFPVDEAILIQFGLTKGKVLDEFEIQEIAYEDEIRKAFNKGLNFLSYQMRSEHEVKKKLLALEFGEAVVLEAIQKLKTYGFINDENYSKALLDTKKATMKKGPRAIRQDLIKKGIDKNLQDEVLATYSFEEQLNLASQLADKIVRSENKKTPTQVKAKIQDYLLRKGYAFSIVEEVLNQIELGQDEDNWQQLLDVQGEKVWKKYVSKYTGYELKMKIKQALYQKGFPIEVIDRFIEEKENEE; this is encoded by the coding sequence ATGCGTATGATTACAAAAATTGCACGTCAAAAAAACAATCCTGAGCGCTATAATATTTATTTAAATGAAGAATATGCTTTTCCGGTTGATGAAGCTATTCTCATTCAATTTGGTTTAACAAAGGGGAAAGTACTGGACGAATTTGAAATCCAGGAAATTGCCTATGAGGATGAAATACGTAAGGCATTTAATAAAGGATTAAATTTTTTATCTTATCAAATGCGAAGTGAGCATGAGGTTAAGAAAAAGCTCCTTGCATTAGAATTTGGAGAAGCAGTGGTGTTAGAGGCAATCCAGAAGTTAAAAACATATGGTTTTATCAATGATGAAAATTACTCAAAGGCATTGCTCGATACAAAAAAGGCTACTATGAAAAAAGGGCCAAGAGCGATTAGACAAGATCTTATCAAAAAAGGCATAGATAAAAACTTACAGGATGAGGTGCTTGCTACATATAGTTTCGAAGAACAATTAAACCTAGCTAGCCAGTTAGCCGATAAAATTGTTCGTTCAGAAAACAAAAAAACACCAACACAAGTAAAGGCAAAAATCCAAGATTATCTGTTAAGAAAAGGTTATGCATTTTCTATTGTTGAAGAGGTGCTTAACCAAATAGAGCTTGGACAAGATGAAGACAACTGGCAACAGCTCCTCGATGTTCAAGGCGAAAAAGTTTGGAAAAAGTACGTATCGAAGTATACTGGTTATGAGCTGAAAATGAAAATTAAACAGGCGCTCTATCAAAAGGGTTTTCCTATAGAGGTAATAGATCGTTTTATAGAAGAGAAGGAGAATGAAGAATGA